From a region of the Corvus cornix cornix isolate S_Up_H32 chromosome 2, ASM73873v5, whole genome shotgun sequence genome:
- the NOD1 gene encoding nucleotide-binding oligomerization domain-containing protein 1 isoform X4: MEGQLCANVNISVKKPPGASPQSFIALLKVHRELLVGRIRNTQCLIDNLMKNDYFSAEDAEIAVQFPTQADKVRKILDLVQSKGEEVSEYFIYVLQKVTDAYYELQPWLDEIGYEPSESICSKPVVNTDPVSRYCQKLRHELGRDSKFVMLYAQREEMLLEEIYSDSIMELVNFNNESLGQVGQLEALFDDAVGVINEDGETVYVYGDAGIGKSILLQKIQSLWARKELDIGAKFFFRFRCRMFSCFKEDEAICLKDLLFKYNCYPDQDPTEVFHHILQFPHTVLFTFDGFDEIYSNFDLSSVPEICSPNEPIHPLALLVSLLRGKLLKGCKKILTARTGTEIQKNIIRKKVFLRGFSKNNLKEYTAMFFRDERKRALVSNQLEANPNLCSLCSVPLFCWIIFKCYEHFHSMFDNHELPDSSVTLTDVFLLMIEVHLNRSVKTSLLKNNIRSQAEMFKSRKETLLALGKMAYKGMENSFFIFEQEKVSSANISEEDLQLGFLRTVKSYSGCDSQATYEFLHVTLQSFFTALFLVIEEKVGAKELLEFFNECSSFETAQPTCLRIPWLKKRIAGENPFQNKEHFNFTNMFLCGLLSGSKQKLFRHLVSPAVIKRKRKTLITYLAESMKSHLKGFTRSRLTSYNQVQVQPNFVWMLRCLYETQSEKVGRMAARRMHANYIKLTYCNACSADCSAISFVVHHFQKRLALDLDNNNINDYGIKQLQPCFSKLAVIRLSVNQVTDHGVRILYEELSKYQIVSFLGLYNNQITDVGAKYVAKLIEECSSLEYVKYVGFFFLSTVS; the protein is encoded by the exons ATGGAAGGCCAACTTTGTGCTAATgtgaatatttctgtgaaaaaaccTCCAGGAGCAAGCCCTCAATCCTTCATTGCTTTGCTGAAGGTTCACCGAGAGCTTCTGGTTGGTAGGATCCGAAACACACAGTGTTTGATTGATAACTTGATGAAGAATGACTACTTCTCCGCTGAAGATGCAGAGATCGCTGTCCAGTTTCCTACTCAAGCAGATAag GTTCGCAAAATTCTAGACTTGGTTCAAAGCAAGGGAGAAGAAGTTTCAGAATATTTCATCTATGTCCTGCAGAAAGTCACTGATGCTTACTATGAACTTCAGCCTTGGCTGGATGAAATAGGTTATGAGCCTTCAGAGAGTATTTGTAGTAAACCTGTGGTAAATACAGATCCAG TTAGCAGGTATTGCCAGAAACTCAGACATGAACTGGGACGGGACTCCAAGTTTGTTATGTTGTATGCTCAGAGGGAGGAGATGCTACTTGAAGAAATCTACTCCGACAGTATAATGGAGCTGGTCAATTTTAACAATGAGAGTCTTGGCCAGGTGGGACAATTAGAAGCCCTTTTTGATGATGCAGTCGGGGTAATTAATGAAGATGGAGAGACTGTTTATGTCTATGGTGATGCAGGAATTGGAAAATCCATCTTGCTGCAAAAGATACAGAGCCTTTGGGCCAGAAAAGAATTGGACATAGGGGCCAAGTTTTTCTTCCGTTTTCGGTGTAGGATGTTTAGCTGCTTCAAGGAAGATGAAGCCATATGTTTGAAAGACCTGCTCTTCAAATATAATTGCTACCCAGACCAGGACCCCACAGAAGTGTTCCATCACATCTTGCAGTTCCCTCATACAGTTCTTTTCACTTTTGATGGCTTTGATGAGATCTATTCCAACTTTGATCTCAGCAGTGTACCTGAGATATGCTCACCCAATGAACCCATCCACCCCCTGGCACTGCTCGTAAGCCTTCTCAGAGGAAAGCTTCTTAAGGGATGCAAGAAAATTCTTACTGCCAGGACAGGAACTGAGATCCAAAAAAATATCATTAGGAAGAAAGTGTTCCTCCGTGGTTTCTCCAAGAATAACCTGAAGGAATACACAGCTATGTTTTTCAGAGATGAGCGGAAACGAGCACTGGTATCAAACCAGCTGGAAGCTAACCCAAATCTCTGCAGTTTGTGTTCAGTGCCTTTATTTTGCTGGATTATCTTTAAATGCTATGAACACTTCCATTCCATGTTTGACAACCACGAGCTTCCAGACAGTTCCGTTACATTGACAGATGTATTTTTGCTCATGATTGAAGTCCACTTGAACCGATCTGTGAAAACAAGTTTGCTGAAGAACAATATCAGGAGCCAAGCAGAGATGTTCAAATCAAGAAAGGAAACTCTTCTAGCTTTGGGTAAAATGGCATACAAAGGGATGGAGAACTCTTTCTTTATCTTTGAGCAAGAGAAGGTCTCATCGGCAAACATCTCTGAAGAAGATTTGCAACTGGGCTTTCTCAGGACAGTTAAAAGTTACAGTGGCTGTGACAGTCAGGCCACTTATGAGTTCTTGCATGTAACCCTTCAGTCTTTTTTCACAGCATTGTTTCTGGTTATTGAGGAGAAGGTGGGTGCCAAGGAATTACTTGAGTTTTTCAATGAATGTTCTTCCTTTGAGACTGCCCAGCCTACTTGCCTTCGTATCCCCTGGTTGAAGAAACGTATAGCAGGGGAGAACcctttccaaaataaagaaCACTTTAATTTTACCAACATGTTTCTTTGTGGCCTACTTTCTGGATCCAAGCAGAAGCTCTTCAGACATTTAGTTTCGCCTGCAGTCAttaagaggaagagaaaaacactcATCACATACCTTGCGGAGAGCATGAAATCCCACCTGAAAGGCTTCACTCGGTCCAGGCTTACGAGCTACAATCAGGTGCAGGTGCAGCCCAACTTTGTGTGGATGCTGAGGTGCCTGTACGAGACGCAGAGTGAGAAGGTGGGGAGGATGGCTGCTCGCCGCATGCATGCCAACTACATCAAGCTGACCTACTGCAACGCCTGCTCTGCCGACTGCAGTGCCATTTCCTTTGTTGTGCACCACTTCCAAAAGCGCCTGGCTCTGGATTTGGACAACAACAACATCAATGACTATGGAATAAAACAGCTGCAACCTTGTTTCAGCAAGCTTGCAGTGATCAG GCTCAGTGTAAATCAGGTCACAGATCACGGCGTAAGGATCTTGTATGAAGAACTCTCCAAGTACCAAATTGTGTCTTTCTTGGG cttATACAACAATCAGATCACTGATGTTGGAGCCAAATATGTTGCAAAACTAATTGAAGAGTGTTCAAGCCTGGAATATGTTAAGtatgttggattttttttcctttctacagtGTCCTAA
- the NOD1 gene encoding nucleotide-binding oligomerization domain-containing protein 1 isoform X1, whose protein sequence is MEGQLCANVNISVKKPPGASPQSFIALLKVHRELLVGRIRNTQCLIDNLMKNDYFSAEDAEIAVQFPTQADKVRKILDLVQSKGEEVSEYFIYVLQKVTDAYYELQPWLDEIGYEPSESICSKPVVNTDPVSRYCQKLRHELGRDSKFVMLYAQREEMLLEEIYSDSIMELVNFNNESLGQVGQLEALFDDAVGVINEDGETVYVYGDAGIGKSILLQKIQSLWARKELDIGAKFFFRFRCRMFSCFKEDEAICLKDLLFKYNCYPDQDPTEVFHHILQFPHTVLFTFDGFDEIYSNFDLSSVPEICSPNEPIHPLALLVSLLRGKLLKGCKKILTARTGTEIQKNIIRKKVFLRGFSKNNLKEYTAMFFRDERKRALVSNQLEANPNLCSLCSVPLFCWIIFKCYEHFHSMFDNHELPDSSVTLTDVFLLMIEVHLNRSVKTSLLKNNIRSQAEMFKSRKETLLALGKMAYKGMENSFFIFEQEKVSSANISEEDLQLGFLRTVKSYSGCDSQATYEFLHVTLQSFFTALFLVIEEKVGAKELLEFFNECSSFETAQPTCLRIPWLKKRIAGENPFQNKEHFNFTNMFLCGLLSGSKQKLFRHLVSPAVIKRKRKTLITYLAESMKSHLKGFTRSRLTSYNQVQVQPNFVWMLRCLYETQSEKVGRMAARRMHANYIKLTYCNACSADCSAISFVVHHFQKRLALDLDNNNINDYGIKQLQPCFSKLAVIRLSVNQVTDHGVRILYEELSKYQIVSFLGLYNNQITDVGAKYVAKLIEECSSLEYVKIGANKITSEGGKYLAQAIQKSKTMFEIGMWGNQVGDEGAKAFAEALRNHPRLTNVSLAFNGITTEGGKSIAEAMQHNNSVRIFWLTKNELDDEAAMSFAEMLKVNKKLVHLWLIQNQITAKGVKCLSEALKENTTIQEICLNGNLISQEEAKAFENEARIICF, encoded by the exons ATGGAAGGCCAACTTTGTGCTAATgtgaatatttctgtgaaaaaaccTCCAGGAGCAAGCCCTCAATCCTTCATTGCTTTGCTGAAGGTTCACCGAGAGCTTCTGGTTGGTAGGATCCGAAACACACAGTGTTTGATTGATAACTTGATGAAGAATGACTACTTCTCCGCTGAAGATGCAGAGATCGCTGTCCAGTTTCCTACTCAAGCAGATAag GTTCGCAAAATTCTAGACTTGGTTCAAAGCAAGGGAGAAGAAGTTTCAGAATATTTCATCTATGTCCTGCAGAAAGTCACTGATGCTTACTATGAACTTCAGCCTTGGCTGGATGAAATAGGTTATGAGCCTTCAGAGAGTATTTGTAGTAAACCTGTGGTAAATACAGATCCAG TTAGCAGGTATTGCCAGAAACTCAGACATGAACTGGGACGGGACTCCAAGTTTGTTATGTTGTATGCTCAGAGGGAGGAGATGCTACTTGAAGAAATCTACTCCGACAGTATAATGGAGCTGGTCAATTTTAACAATGAGAGTCTTGGCCAGGTGGGACAATTAGAAGCCCTTTTTGATGATGCAGTCGGGGTAATTAATGAAGATGGAGAGACTGTTTATGTCTATGGTGATGCAGGAATTGGAAAATCCATCTTGCTGCAAAAGATACAGAGCCTTTGGGCCAGAAAAGAATTGGACATAGGGGCCAAGTTTTTCTTCCGTTTTCGGTGTAGGATGTTTAGCTGCTTCAAGGAAGATGAAGCCATATGTTTGAAAGACCTGCTCTTCAAATATAATTGCTACCCAGACCAGGACCCCACAGAAGTGTTCCATCACATCTTGCAGTTCCCTCATACAGTTCTTTTCACTTTTGATGGCTTTGATGAGATCTATTCCAACTTTGATCTCAGCAGTGTACCTGAGATATGCTCACCCAATGAACCCATCCACCCCCTGGCACTGCTCGTAAGCCTTCTCAGAGGAAAGCTTCTTAAGGGATGCAAGAAAATTCTTACTGCCAGGACAGGAACTGAGATCCAAAAAAATATCATTAGGAAGAAAGTGTTCCTCCGTGGTTTCTCCAAGAATAACCTGAAGGAATACACAGCTATGTTTTTCAGAGATGAGCGGAAACGAGCACTGGTATCAAACCAGCTGGAAGCTAACCCAAATCTCTGCAGTTTGTGTTCAGTGCCTTTATTTTGCTGGATTATCTTTAAATGCTATGAACACTTCCATTCCATGTTTGACAACCACGAGCTTCCAGACAGTTCCGTTACATTGACAGATGTATTTTTGCTCATGATTGAAGTCCACTTGAACCGATCTGTGAAAACAAGTTTGCTGAAGAACAATATCAGGAGCCAAGCAGAGATGTTCAAATCAAGAAAGGAAACTCTTCTAGCTTTGGGTAAAATGGCATACAAAGGGATGGAGAACTCTTTCTTTATCTTTGAGCAAGAGAAGGTCTCATCGGCAAACATCTCTGAAGAAGATTTGCAACTGGGCTTTCTCAGGACAGTTAAAAGTTACAGTGGCTGTGACAGTCAGGCCACTTATGAGTTCTTGCATGTAACCCTTCAGTCTTTTTTCACAGCATTGTTTCTGGTTATTGAGGAGAAGGTGGGTGCCAAGGAATTACTTGAGTTTTTCAATGAATGTTCTTCCTTTGAGACTGCCCAGCCTACTTGCCTTCGTATCCCCTGGTTGAAGAAACGTATAGCAGGGGAGAACcctttccaaaataaagaaCACTTTAATTTTACCAACATGTTTCTTTGTGGCCTACTTTCTGGATCCAAGCAGAAGCTCTTCAGACATTTAGTTTCGCCTGCAGTCAttaagaggaagagaaaaacactcATCACATACCTTGCGGAGAGCATGAAATCCCACCTGAAAGGCTTCACTCGGTCCAGGCTTACGAGCTACAATCAGGTGCAGGTGCAGCCCAACTTTGTGTGGATGCTGAGGTGCCTGTACGAGACGCAGAGTGAGAAGGTGGGGAGGATGGCTGCTCGCCGCATGCATGCCAACTACATCAAGCTGACCTACTGCAACGCCTGCTCTGCCGACTGCAGTGCCATTTCCTTTGTTGTGCACCACTTCCAAAAGCGCCTGGCTCTGGATTTGGACAACAACAACATCAATGACTATGGAATAAAACAGCTGCAACCTTGTTTCAGCAAGCTTGCAGTGATCAG GCTCAGTGTAAATCAGGTCACAGATCACGGCGTAAGGATCTTGTATGAAGAACTCTCCAAGTACCAAATTGTGTCTTTCTTGGG cttATACAACAATCAGATCACTGATGTTGGAGCCAAATATGTTGCAAAACTAATTGAAGAGTGTTCAAGCCTGGAATATGTTAA AATAGGAGCAAACAAAATAACAAGTGAAGGAGGGAAGTACCTTGCCCAGGCCATCCAGAAGAGCAAGACAATGTTTGAAATCGG GATGTGGGGTAATCAAGTTGGAGATGAAGGAGCAAAGGCATTTGCAGAGGCTCTGAGGAACCACCCCAGGTTAACAAATGTGAG TCTCGCATTCAATGGCATCACGACAGAGGGAGGCAAAAGTATTGCTGAAGCCATGCAACACAACAACTCCGTGAGGATATTCTG GTTGACTAAAAATGAGCTGGACGATGAAGCAGCAATGAGTTTTGCAGAGATGCTGAAGGTCAACAAGAAACTGGTGCATTTATG gCTTATCCAGAATCAAATTACAGCCAAAGGGGTGAAGTGCCTCAGTGAAGCTCTCAAGGAGAACACGACTATTCAAGAAATCTG CTTGAATGGGAACCTGATAAGCCAAGAAGAGGccaaagcttttgaaaatgaagcGCGGATCATTTGCTTTTGA
- the NOD1 gene encoding nucleotide-binding oligomerization domain-containing protein 1 isoform X2 has protein sequence MEGQLCANVNISVKKPPGASPQSFIALLKVHRELLVGRIRNTQCLIDNLMKNDYFSAEDAEIAVQFPTQADKVRKILDLVQSKGEEVSEYFIYVLQKVTDAYYELQPWLDEIGYEPSESICSKPVVNTDPVSRYCQKLRHELGRDSKFVMLYAQREEMLLEEIYSDSIMELVNFNNESLGQVGQLEALFDDAVGVINEDGETVYVYGDAGIGKSILLQKIQSLWARKELDIGAKFFFRFRCRMFSCFKEDEAICLKDLLFKYNCYPDQDPTEVFHHILQFPHTVLFTFDGFDEIYSNFDLSSVPEICSPNEPIHPLALLVSLLRGKLLKGCKKILTARTGTEIQKNIIRKKVFLRGFSKNNLKEYTAMFFRDERKRALVSNQLEANPNLCSLCSVPLFCWIIFKCYEHFHSMFDNHELPDSSVTLTDVFLLMIEVHLNRSVKTSLLKNNIRSQAEMFKSRKETLLALGKMAYKGMENSFFIFEQEKVSSANISEEDLQLGFLRTVKSYSGCDSQATYEFLHVTLQSFFTALFLVIEEKVGAKELLEFFNECSSFETAQPTCLRIPWLKKRIAGENPFQNKEHFNFTNMFLCGLLSGSKQKLFRHLVSPAVIKRKRKTLITYLAESMKSHLKGFTRSRLTSYNQVQVQPNFVWMLRCLYETQSEKVGRMAARRMHANYIKLTYCNACSADCSAISFVVHHFQKRLALDLDNNNINDYGIKQLQPCFSKLAVIRLSVNQVTDHGVRILYEELSKYQIVSFLGLYNNQITDVGAKYVAKLIEECSSLEYVKIGANKITSEGGKYLAQAIQKSKTMFEIGMWGNQVGDEGAKAFAEALRNHPRLTNVSLAFNGITTEGGKSIAEAMQHNNSVRIFWASLQYLFVSSLYKLLRAGTAHPPLAV, from the exons ATGGAAGGCCAACTTTGTGCTAATgtgaatatttctgtgaaaaaaccTCCAGGAGCAAGCCCTCAATCCTTCATTGCTTTGCTGAAGGTTCACCGAGAGCTTCTGGTTGGTAGGATCCGAAACACACAGTGTTTGATTGATAACTTGATGAAGAATGACTACTTCTCCGCTGAAGATGCAGAGATCGCTGTCCAGTTTCCTACTCAAGCAGATAag GTTCGCAAAATTCTAGACTTGGTTCAAAGCAAGGGAGAAGAAGTTTCAGAATATTTCATCTATGTCCTGCAGAAAGTCACTGATGCTTACTATGAACTTCAGCCTTGGCTGGATGAAATAGGTTATGAGCCTTCAGAGAGTATTTGTAGTAAACCTGTGGTAAATACAGATCCAG TTAGCAGGTATTGCCAGAAACTCAGACATGAACTGGGACGGGACTCCAAGTTTGTTATGTTGTATGCTCAGAGGGAGGAGATGCTACTTGAAGAAATCTACTCCGACAGTATAATGGAGCTGGTCAATTTTAACAATGAGAGTCTTGGCCAGGTGGGACAATTAGAAGCCCTTTTTGATGATGCAGTCGGGGTAATTAATGAAGATGGAGAGACTGTTTATGTCTATGGTGATGCAGGAATTGGAAAATCCATCTTGCTGCAAAAGATACAGAGCCTTTGGGCCAGAAAAGAATTGGACATAGGGGCCAAGTTTTTCTTCCGTTTTCGGTGTAGGATGTTTAGCTGCTTCAAGGAAGATGAAGCCATATGTTTGAAAGACCTGCTCTTCAAATATAATTGCTACCCAGACCAGGACCCCACAGAAGTGTTCCATCACATCTTGCAGTTCCCTCATACAGTTCTTTTCACTTTTGATGGCTTTGATGAGATCTATTCCAACTTTGATCTCAGCAGTGTACCTGAGATATGCTCACCCAATGAACCCATCCACCCCCTGGCACTGCTCGTAAGCCTTCTCAGAGGAAAGCTTCTTAAGGGATGCAAGAAAATTCTTACTGCCAGGACAGGAACTGAGATCCAAAAAAATATCATTAGGAAGAAAGTGTTCCTCCGTGGTTTCTCCAAGAATAACCTGAAGGAATACACAGCTATGTTTTTCAGAGATGAGCGGAAACGAGCACTGGTATCAAACCAGCTGGAAGCTAACCCAAATCTCTGCAGTTTGTGTTCAGTGCCTTTATTTTGCTGGATTATCTTTAAATGCTATGAACACTTCCATTCCATGTTTGACAACCACGAGCTTCCAGACAGTTCCGTTACATTGACAGATGTATTTTTGCTCATGATTGAAGTCCACTTGAACCGATCTGTGAAAACAAGTTTGCTGAAGAACAATATCAGGAGCCAAGCAGAGATGTTCAAATCAAGAAAGGAAACTCTTCTAGCTTTGGGTAAAATGGCATACAAAGGGATGGAGAACTCTTTCTTTATCTTTGAGCAAGAGAAGGTCTCATCGGCAAACATCTCTGAAGAAGATTTGCAACTGGGCTTTCTCAGGACAGTTAAAAGTTACAGTGGCTGTGACAGTCAGGCCACTTATGAGTTCTTGCATGTAACCCTTCAGTCTTTTTTCACAGCATTGTTTCTGGTTATTGAGGAGAAGGTGGGTGCCAAGGAATTACTTGAGTTTTTCAATGAATGTTCTTCCTTTGAGACTGCCCAGCCTACTTGCCTTCGTATCCCCTGGTTGAAGAAACGTATAGCAGGGGAGAACcctttccaaaataaagaaCACTTTAATTTTACCAACATGTTTCTTTGTGGCCTACTTTCTGGATCCAAGCAGAAGCTCTTCAGACATTTAGTTTCGCCTGCAGTCAttaagaggaagagaaaaacactcATCACATACCTTGCGGAGAGCATGAAATCCCACCTGAAAGGCTTCACTCGGTCCAGGCTTACGAGCTACAATCAGGTGCAGGTGCAGCCCAACTTTGTGTGGATGCTGAGGTGCCTGTACGAGACGCAGAGTGAGAAGGTGGGGAGGATGGCTGCTCGCCGCATGCATGCCAACTACATCAAGCTGACCTACTGCAACGCCTGCTCTGCCGACTGCAGTGCCATTTCCTTTGTTGTGCACCACTTCCAAAAGCGCCTGGCTCTGGATTTGGACAACAACAACATCAATGACTATGGAATAAAACAGCTGCAACCTTGTTTCAGCAAGCTTGCAGTGATCAG GCTCAGTGTAAATCAGGTCACAGATCACGGCGTAAGGATCTTGTATGAAGAACTCTCCAAGTACCAAATTGTGTCTTTCTTGGG cttATACAACAATCAGATCACTGATGTTGGAGCCAAATATGTTGCAAAACTAATTGAAGAGTGTTCAAGCCTGGAATATGTTAA AATAGGAGCAAACAAAATAACAAGTGAAGGAGGGAAGTACCTTGCCCAGGCCATCCAGAAGAGCAAGACAATGTTTGAAATCGG GATGTGGGGTAATCAAGTTGGAGATGAAGGAGCAAAGGCATTTGCAGAGGCTCTGAGGAACCACCCCAGGTTAACAAATGTGAG TCTCGCATTCAATGGCATCACGACAGAGGGAGGCAAAAGTATTGCTGAAGCCATGCAACACAACAACTCCGTGAGGATATTCTG GGCTTCTCTTCAATATCTCTTTGTGTCCAGCCTTTACAAATTGCTCAGGGCAGGAACAGCACATCCCCCTTTGGCTGTCTAA
- the NOD1 gene encoding nucleotide-binding oligomerization domain-containing protein 1 isoform X3: MLYAQREEMLLEEIYSDSIMELVNFNNESLGQVGQLEALFDDAVGVINEDGETVYVYGDAGIGKSILLQKIQSLWARKELDIGAKFFFRFRCRMFSCFKEDEAICLKDLLFKYNCYPDQDPTEVFHHILQFPHTVLFTFDGFDEIYSNFDLSSVPEICSPNEPIHPLALLVSLLRGKLLKGCKKILTARTGTEIQKNIIRKKVFLRGFSKNNLKEYTAMFFRDERKRALVSNQLEANPNLCSLCSVPLFCWIIFKCYEHFHSMFDNHELPDSSVTLTDVFLLMIEVHLNRSVKTSLLKNNIRSQAEMFKSRKETLLALGKMAYKGMENSFFIFEQEKVSSANISEEDLQLGFLRTVKSYSGCDSQATYEFLHVTLQSFFTALFLVIEEKVGAKELLEFFNECSSFETAQPTCLRIPWLKKRIAGENPFQNKEHFNFTNMFLCGLLSGSKQKLFRHLVSPAVIKRKRKTLITYLAESMKSHLKGFTRSRLTSYNQVQVQPNFVWMLRCLYETQSEKVGRMAARRMHANYIKLTYCNACSADCSAISFVVHHFQKRLALDLDNNNINDYGIKQLQPCFSKLAVIRLSVNQVTDHGVRILYEELSKYQIVSFLGLYNNQITDVGAKYVAKLIEECSSLEYVKIGANKITSEGGKYLAQAIQKSKTMFEIGMWGNQVGDEGAKAFAEALRNHPRLTNVSLAFNGITTEGGKSIAEAMQHNNSVRIFWLTKNELDDEAAMSFAEMLKVNKKLVHLWLIQNQITAKGVKCLSEALKENTTIQEICLNGNLISQEEAKAFENEARIICF, translated from the exons ATGTTGTATGCTCAGAGGGAGGAGATGCTACTTGAAGAAATCTACTCCGACAGTATAATGGAGCTGGTCAATTTTAACAATGAGAGTCTTGGCCAGGTGGGACAATTAGAAGCCCTTTTTGATGATGCAGTCGGGGTAATTAATGAAGATGGAGAGACTGTTTATGTCTATGGTGATGCAGGAATTGGAAAATCCATCTTGCTGCAAAAGATACAGAGCCTTTGGGCCAGAAAAGAATTGGACATAGGGGCCAAGTTTTTCTTCCGTTTTCGGTGTAGGATGTTTAGCTGCTTCAAGGAAGATGAAGCCATATGTTTGAAAGACCTGCTCTTCAAATATAATTGCTACCCAGACCAGGACCCCACAGAAGTGTTCCATCACATCTTGCAGTTCCCTCATACAGTTCTTTTCACTTTTGATGGCTTTGATGAGATCTATTCCAACTTTGATCTCAGCAGTGTACCTGAGATATGCTCACCCAATGAACCCATCCACCCCCTGGCACTGCTCGTAAGCCTTCTCAGAGGAAAGCTTCTTAAGGGATGCAAGAAAATTCTTACTGCCAGGACAGGAACTGAGATCCAAAAAAATATCATTAGGAAGAAAGTGTTCCTCCGTGGTTTCTCCAAGAATAACCTGAAGGAATACACAGCTATGTTTTTCAGAGATGAGCGGAAACGAGCACTGGTATCAAACCAGCTGGAAGCTAACCCAAATCTCTGCAGTTTGTGTTCAGTGCCTTTATTTTGCTGGATTATCTTTAAATGCTATGAACACTTCCATTCCATGTTTGACAACCACGAGCTTCCAGACAGTTCCGTTACATTGACAGATGTATTTTTGCTCATGATTGAAGTCCACTTGAACCGATCTGTGAAAACAAGTTTGCTGAAGAACAATATCAGGAGCCAAGCAGAGATGTTCAAATCAAGAAAGGAAACTCTTCTAGCTTTGGGTAAAATGGCATACAAAGGGATGGAGAACTCTTTCTTTATCTTTGAGCAAGAGAAGGTCTCATCGGCAAACATCTCTGAAGAAGATTTGCAACTGGGCTTTCTCAGGACAGTTAAAAGTTACAGTGGCTGTGACAGTCAGGCCACTTATGAGTTCTTGCATGTAACCCTTCAGTCTTTTTTCACAGCATTGTTTCTGGTTATTGAGGAGAAGGTGGGTGCCAAGGAATTACTTGAGTTTTTCAATGAATGTTCTTCCTTTGAGACTGCCCAGCCTACTTGCCTTCGTATCCCCTGGTTGAAGAAACGTATAGCAGGGGAGAACcctttccaaaataaagaaCACTTTAATTTTACCAACATGTTTCTTTGTGGCCTACTTTCTGGATCCAAGCAGAAGCTCTTCAGACATTTAGTTTCGCCTGCAGTCAttaagaggaagagaaaaacactcATCACATACCTTGCGGAGAGCATGAAATCCCACCTGAAAGGCTTCACTCGGTCCAGGCTTACGAGCTACAATCAGGTGCAGGTGCAGCCCAACTTTGTGTGGATGCTGAGGTGCCTGTACGAGACGCAGAGTGAGAAGGTGGGGAGGATGGCTGCTCGCCGCATGCATGCCAACTACATCAAGCTGACCTACTGCAACGCCTGCTCTGCCGACTGCAGTGCCATTTCCTTTGTTGTGCACCACTTCCAAAAGCGCCTGGCTCTGGATTTGGACAACAACAACATCAATGACTATGGAATAAAACAGCTGCAACCTTGTTTCAGCAAGCTTGCAGTGATCAG GCTCAGTGTAAATCAGGTCACAGATCACGGCGTAAGGATCTTGTATGAAGAACTCTCCAAGTACCAAATTGTGTCTTTCTTGGG cttATACAACAATCAGATCACTGATGTTGGAGCCAAATATGTTGCAAAACTAATTGAAGAGTGTTCAAGCCTGGAATATGTTAA AATAGGAGCAAACAAAATAACAAGTGAAGGAGGGAAGTACCTTGCCCAGGCCATCCAGAAGAGCAAGACAATGTTTGAAATCGG GATGTGGGGTAATCAAGTTGGAGATGAAGGAGCAAAGGCATTTGCAGAGGCTCTGAGGAACCACCCCAGGTTAACAAATGTGAG TCTCGCATTCAATGGCATCACGACAGAGGGAGGCAAAAGTATTGCTGAAGCCATGCAACACAACAACTCCGTGAGGATATTCTG GTTGACTAAAAATGAGCTGGACGATGAAGCAGCAATGAGTTTTGCAGAGATGCTGAAGGTCAACAAGAAACTGGTGCATTTATG gCTTATCCAGAATCAAATTACAGCCAAAGGGGTGAAGTGCCTCAGTGAAGCTCTCAAGGAGAACACGACTATTCAAGAAATCTG CTTGAATGGGAACCTGATAAGCCAAGAAGAGGccaaagcttttgaaaatgaagcGCGGATCATTTGCTTTTGA